The Nicotiana tomentosiformis chromosome 2, ASM39032v3, whole genome shotgun sequence genome includes the window ATCTCCAGAAGAACAACAAAAGAGAGATAAAAGTTGCTTTTTTAATATGCAAAGAACCCTGAGTCAACAGAATAGGAGATAAAAAGGTTTAAACTAGCAGCTAAAACAGTTATAGAACACGAAATTGGTTGAAGCTTACTGCCAGCTGATGCCCAAGGATTCGGAAGTGGATTAGTATTGGGAGCGGGAGGATTAGCAGTTGTCTCAGAACCAGTAACTGGAGGACTAGTTGCCTGATTTCTGCCTTGCCCCCCACCTTGGGCTCCCAAAAGAGCTGCGAACGGGTTTGCCCCTGAATCATTTCTTGTATCTCCAGCCATGGTTGTTGCATTCAGAAATGGCTCTTGAACATTTTCATACATGCGCCTTAGCATGTTAAATCCCTCAGGAGAGGATTCAATGTTGCTCATTGCCCTGTCAGTATTGCGCATCATCTCACGCATAATTTCAGGGTTTCGTGCAGCCTCCATTGTCTGGCGAAGAGTAGAAGGGTCATTGAGTATGTGAGCGAGCTCGGGATTACGATCCATGATCTCTCGCATTTGAGGATTGTTCATGATCAAGTTGCGGATGATTTCTGGGTTATTCATTAGATTCTGAACAAGAGGCATATTCATCATATCTCTCATCATGTCGGGGTTTTGAGTCAGCTGCTGCTGGACCTGCTCAAAATCTGGAAGACCAGCTCCAAACGGACCACCACCACTTCCAAGTCCGGGAAAGAGTGGAGCTCCACCTACTCCTGCAAATGGCCCCCCTACATTTGGCGGGGCATCCCCTGGTATATTCTGATTAGTATTTGGATTTCCAGCATTGGTTGCACTAGCGGAAGCAGCTGGGGCAAAACCTCGAACCAGATGAACTGTGTGATCTGCCTCCAGACCTGTTTGccacaaaaataaaataagattgCTAAGATTATCAGTCTGACAGCCTGATAACATGCAACAAGCAAGCAGATAAAAGAGAAGTTTGGCCCCGCATCCTGATAGCATTTTATTTTAAAACTCAATATTGAATGTAACGCAGTGATAACTAACCAATCATGAAATGGATCAACTTGATTGGCATCAAAGTAGGCATCATGTGCAGAAACGAATCAGAAGCTAATTACATTTTTTTtggtgtgtgcgtgtgtgtgtgcgGGGCGAGGGGGGGAGATCCATGCCAAATTTAATTTACTTACTAAAGTGGAAACAGAgctccaacaacaaaattcacaGTCTCCACTATATGCAGTTCCAGATGCATATTTTATCCTCTAACAAAAGAGCCAAAGACCCCAGTACCACTGCATCTTTCCTCCACACTTTTCTCCACTTATTGACCTTTACCTATTTCTTGTCCCAAGACAAACCATGATATAGTATGGAGTATTTGGTAATTAAACGAGCAAGATCTTTTGTCTATTAGAATTGAAATATGGTGCTTCCTAATATATTAACACCTTATTTATCAATTATTTCCATCTATTCGGGAAAGAATACAGACATAGAGGCCTGTATTTGCACTTCTAAATCGAGAAAGTATTGAGAATACCTTGTAAAGGTTATCCTACCTACCAAAGATGGAGCAAAATGGGCTCAGATCAAAGTGTTGCACCGAAGATTCGTATCTAAGATGTCAAAGTTACTCAATCACTAGGAAATCTCCTTCACTGCAGTCAAAGAAGATACTTCTCCGTTCCAAAAATTCACAACATCCTCTAATATTCCCAATGAATTATTTTCCAAAATTAAGGCTCCCCTCCAGTTCGGGAAACAGCTTCTACATGCATTCCTTTTTTATTCCTTAAAACAGCTTCCTCTATGCATTTATTTCAACACGGAACAAATTCTTAACATTATTCCTCAAAATTGCCGCTTTTTAACTGCCCCAGTCATCACTGGGACCATGTATTAGCAAATCCCAAGAACTAATACACTCTTTATGAGTTGAACAGAAAAATTCATGAGCAAAACCAATTGAAGTCCCTGATCTTCATATTAGCCTACATTCAGTAGCTAAACTCCAAGAAATCTAGACTTTTAGACATTTATGCAAACAAACATTAAAACATTTAAAGATACAAGAACCTTTTTACATCAACAAATAAGATAAATAAAGCAGGAAATTTATAACATTTGCATCACAAACCCTAACTAGCTTATAATTGAAGTACAATTGATTGATTGATCAGTAACATAACAAATAAAAAGAATACTTACCTAATACAAATAATTcagcattaattaacaataaaaatacgaCAAAAAATTGCCTACCTATATTGCGCAAAAAAGGAACAAAAACAATTAGATATAATTAATACCGTAGCTTGTTAGGGTTTGGTCGTCCTTTAAGATCCGGCCTTTATAGATCAACCTCTGCTGTTCGGCAGGGATATCGGACGGCTGAGAAAGGACGGACTTGAATGATCCGACGGTGGAATCGAGGCTCACTTGAACGGAGAATTTGGAGCCGTTGGAACATCGAACGTTGATCGTAACTGTTTCACCACCACCGCCGGCGTTATTCTCGGCTACTTCGTCTTTGACCGTTGTAGTAGTAGTATCGCCTCCGCCCATACTCAAATCAATATCGATTGAATTGGTGAGAGCGGAGAGTATGGAGTTTGAATGAGGGGTCGGTGGAGGAATGGAATTGAAGCCCTAGCTCGGAGGATTTCACACTTATAGGGTAAGAGATAGTTAGAGAGTGAGTGAGAGATGATGGGCTATTTGTTTGGTATAATGTAGTAATGGGACAAATAATAATTGTTGTTACATTCCAATTTTAGTAATTTGAGatctaaacaattcaaaaaagatcacaatatttgtgtggttataaaaattttttattaaaaataaaattataagtttaaataaaattatttttaaatttaaaaaggggtcattctttttggaacgaacCAAAAagtaaataggttcacataaaattGAATGGATATAATATTACACAGTGTGAgaagaaagttgaatttttagccAAATTTATCCCCTACGTGGGCTTAACTTTATCCTCTAAATATAAACCTTTATTACTTTTTGTTCTTTAAGTTTACAAAACTTGAGGTATTTTTAGTCTAGAATACTCACTCTCCTTAAAAACCTAACAGAAACATAACACATGATTGCACGTGATGCTTAAGGGAAAGAAATACCCGCTCTTTCATCCCTAATTCAGTCGGTTTCCCTCATTTTCCAAGAGCCTCCCTTCTCCAATTCACTCATTTTATCTCTTTTACGGTAGGTAAAAAAAATCTAGCATTCTTGATTATAGTTCTAGTCTGTATTACTTGCGATCCCATCAATAATTATTATGAGCAATGGTGAAATACACCCTAGTTATGGTGAGTGTTCTTGCTACTTGTATTTTGTAAATATTCCTTCTTAATTTATTTTCGAAATCTCCACTATTTTTATAATACTTTATTGTCTTTTGAAGTTCTATAATATTGTGGTCCTTATCTCGAATTTTATATGTCATACAAAAGGTgaacaatataaaataaatattatgtgTGTACTCATGTGAACTCCATTCTTTATTCCAACATTCAATGGTCCCAAATCTATGGTTGAATTACGCGATTATGGGAATGACTCGGTAACTTTTTAGCACAAGCCCAGGAGGCTAGGTGACAAAATGAGGCTAGTTTCAACTGATAAGGAAGTCGTCATTGTTGCAAAAAATATTCCTAGTGATCGGGTAGTTGACGTGTACTTTGAATATTTGGATTCGTATATAGA containing:
- the LOC104097113 gene encoding ubiquitin domain-containing protein DSK2b-like isoform X2, with the protein product MGGGDTTTTTVKDEVAENNAGGGGETVTINVRCSNGSKFSVQVSLDSTVGSFKSVLSQPSDIPAEQQRLIYKGRILKDDQTLTSYGLEADHTVHLVRGFAPAASASATNAGNPNTNQNIPGDAPPNVGGPFAGVGGAPLFPGLGSGGGPFGAGLPDFEQVQQQLTQNPDMMRDMMNMPLVQNLMNNPEIIRNLIMNNPQMREIMDRNPELAHILNDPSTLRQTMEAARNPEIMREMMRNTDRAMSNIESSPEGFNMLRRMYENVQEPFLNATTMAGDTRNDSGANPFAALLGAQGGGQGRNQATSPPVTGSETTANPPAPNTNPLPNPWASAGTGAAQTNTTARSNAAADTRAPPLGGLGALPDLQQMLGGMPDASSLNQLMQNPAISQMMQSLLSNPQYMNQISGLNPQLRSMLDSNPHLREMMQNPEFIRQLTSPETMQQVMTLQQGLLSQLGRQQTNQGQGQDAGQTAFDNMGMEMLMNMFGGLGTGGLGVPNRSNGYFTLSLAPRGIIRHSVSPVTRNGFF
- the LOC104097113 gene encoding ubiquitin domain-containing protein DSK2b-like isoform X3, translating into MGGGDTTTTTVKDEVAENNAGGGGETVTINVRCSNGSKFSVQVSLDSTVGSFKSVLSQPSDIPAEQQRLIYKGRILKDDQTLTSYGLEADHTVHLVRGFAPAASASATNAGNPNTNQNIPGDAPPNVGGPFAGVGGAPLFPGLGSGGGPFGAGLPDFEQVQQQLTQNPDMMRDMMNMPLVQNLMNNPEIIRNLIMNNPQMREIMDRNPELAHILNDPSTLRQTMEAARNPEIMREMMRNTDRAMSNIESSPEGFNMLRRMYENVQEPFLNATTMAGDTRNDSGANPFAALLGAQGGGQGRNQATSPPVTGSETTANPPAPNTNPLPNPWASAGTGAAQTNTTARSNAAADTRAPPLGGLGALPDLQQMLGGMPDASSLNQLMQNPAISQMMQSLLSNPQYMNQISGLNPQLRSMLDSNPHLREMMQNPEFIRQLTSPETMQQVMTLQQGLLSQLGRQQTNQGQGQDAGQTVPPEELYATQLAQLQEMGFFDTQENIRALIATAGNVHAAVERLLGNTGQ
- the LOC104097113 gene encoding ubiquitin domain-containing protein DSK2b-like isoform X1; protein product: MGGGDTTTTTVKDEVAENNAGGGGETVTINVRCSNGSKFSVQVSLDSTVGSFKSVLSQPSDIPAEQQRLIYKGRILKDDQTLTSYGLEADHTVHLVRGFAPAASASATNAGNPNTNQNIPGDAPPNVGGPFAGVGGAPLFPGLGSGGGPFGAGLPDFEQVQQQLTQNPDMMRDMMNMPLVQNLMNNPEIIRNLIMNNPQMREIMDRNPELAHILNDPSTLRQTMEAARNPEIMREMMRNTDRAMSNIESSPEGFNMLRRMYENVQEPFLNATTMAGDTRNDSGANPFAALLGAQGGGQGRNQATSPPVTGSETTANPPAPNTNPLPNPWASAGTGAAQTNTTARSNAAADTRAPPLGGLGALPDLQQMLGGMPDASSLNQLMQNPAISQMMQSLLSNPQYMNQISGLNPQLRSMLDSNPHLREMMQNPEFIRQLTSPETMQQVMTLQQGLLSQLGRQQTNQGQGQDAGQTAFDNMGMEMLMNMFGGLGTGGLGVPNRSNVPPEELYATQLAQLQEMGFFDTQENIRALIATAGNVHAAVERLLGNTGQ